GTAACCATCGTCCATAGAGGAATTTGAACGGGGGCCTCCCCCGTGTCAAGGGACCGCTCCGCTTCGTAACCATCGTCCATAGAGGAATTTGAACTTGGTGGAGGCAAAAAGACTTCTGCCGGAGGAATGGGTAACCATCGTCCATAGAGGAATTTGAACTGTTTTTTCTCAATCTCTGTTAAGACTGGTAGCAGAGTAACCATCGTCCATAGAGGAATTTGAACCCCCTCCCCAAACTCACGTTCGCTTACCGGAGCAAGTAACCATCGTCCATAGAGGAATTTGAACCTGCAAAGCTATGCTGAGCTATACCTATGCTTTACCGTAACCATCGTCCATAGAGGAATTTGAACGTCCTCTTTTTCTTCTTTGCTCAAGCACACGTTCTGCGTAACCATCGTCCATAGAGGAATTTGAACCTTCCCAAACTTACGTTCGCTCACCGGAACAAAAAGGTAACCATCGTCCATAGAGGAATTTGAACGGGAGTAAATAAAGCACACAAAATAGCAATACTCGAAGGTAACCATCGTCCATAGAGGAATTTGAACCACTTTTGGCGGCAGGCAGTGAAGAGCTAAGAAAGTGTAACCATCGTCCATAGAGGAATTTGAACCCGCCTTTGTTATCTCTGTACTTTACCTGCAAAGACGTAACCATCGTCCATAGAGGAATTTGAACGTGGGCGGTAGTTGTGAATTTGCAAATTAAACCCACCCCAAATTTTCAAAATATATCAGGGCAAAAAAACATCCTAACGTGAAAATTGTTCAAATTAGATTAGGAAATGAGATTTTTCAAATTATCACGATAAGTTAGGAATTATTTGGAACGCCTAACTCCTGTAAAAAGTATAGAACTCATGCCCATCCTTTTCAAAGGTAAAGGCTATCGCCCTGCTAAACGGCAGCCCTTGAAAAGTGCGGTCATGAGTTCAAGCTGGTAATTACGGGGTTAAGAATAAAACTATGCCTAAAAGCATAAAGGTAGCATCATAATCCCGCCTCCTGAGCTGCTTTAAAGACAATCTCCTCATCAATGGTCTCTGACCTCATCTGGTAGCCCAAAAGAAGAGAATTAACCGCCAGTTTGTTGATTAATCTCGGCCAACCCCTGGACCTGGAGGTAATGGCTTCTATTGCCTGAGCAGAAAAGATATCATAGTTTGCACCGGCAAGCTTCAGGTGGTGGTCGATGTATGCCTTCACTTCCTCCTTGGAAAGAGGCGTCATTTGAAAGCGCATCACCACTCTTTGCGCTAATGGCTGGTTTTGGTTTAGATGAGCCTGTCCAAAAGGAAAGGCAGCCCGGATAGAATTAAGACAAACGGGTTTTCAGCGTCCATGGAGAAATTGAATAAAATGCTCAAGTCATTTAGGAATTTGTTTTGACTAAGCTGCATTTCGTCCAGGATAAACACCGGGGTAATTTTCTTGTCATGGTAGTAGGAACTGACAGCACCTTGAATCTGGTGGAAAAGGTCCACCTTACGAAACTTGGGTTCTTCCCCCAAACCCAAAGCCAATCCTCGGTAAAAGTCCATCACCGTACCCGTAGAAAGCGGGAAGTAGATCACCTTAAAAAGTGACAGGTTTAAACTGGCACTAAAGGCCCTTAGAGCAGAGGTCTTCCCGGCACCCGGTTCTCCTACCAGTACCCCGATACCCCTCACTTTCTTTAAATAATCAAGCCGAGCCAAGGTGCTTTGGGGAAAGCTTTGATCATTTCCAAAAGCTTTATGGCTTTTTCTTTTTTTCCACCGGTAAGGGTTAGTCTTTCGCCCATATCCCGGAAAAAGGAGATTACCGCAGGTAAGTTCTTTAAGAATCGTCTGCCGTAAAATTCTTTTAACTGGCGGTAAAAAGGGATGTGGGTTTTCTTACCGGTGAAATATTCTTGTAAACATCTCATGATAACAGCTAAGGGATATTGATAATATGGCGGGAGAAATGAATGGTAATTTTAATTTGATTAGTTTGGACGGTTTTATATGGGGATAATTTGATAATTCACACCTAAAGATAGCCGCTAAGATTTATACTCCAAAAGGTATTGACTTGGAGTTAACTCCAGCATGTATATTCTAATTGTAGACAAAAAATAGGAGTTGTTACATATGGAAAAACGAAAACTTGGAAAAAGTGGCCTTGAAGTTTCAGCTATCGGACTGGGATGTATGCGGATGAGTTTTGGTCAGAATCCTCTTCCCGACAGGGAAGAGATGATTGCGCTCATTCGCAAGGCAGTAGAACTGGGTGTTACCTTTTTTGATACCGCTGAGGTTTATGGACCGTACACTAATGAGGAACTTGTGGGAGAGGCTTTGGAGCCGTTCAAGGGCGAGGTGGTGATTGCCACCAAGTTTGGATTTGATTTATATCCTGACGGAAGACCGGGTTGGAGGGGACTTAACAGCCGACCAGAGCACATCAAAAAAGCTGTAGAAGGTTCTCTCAGGCGGCTCAGGGTAGACGCGATTGATCTTTACTACCAGCACCGCGTGGATCCAAATGTACCCATTGAAGACGTGGCTGGAGCGGTAAAGGATCTCATCCAGGAAGGTAAGGTGAGGTGCTTCGGCCTCTCAGAGGCGGGAGCCAATACCATTCGCCGTGCTCATGCTGTCTGTCCGGTCACTGCAGTGCAGAGTGAGTACTCTCTATGGTGGCGGAGGCCCGAGGAAGAGGTGCTCCCCACCTGCGAGGAGCTAGGCATTGGCTTTGTGCCTTACAGTCCTCTTGGAAAGGGATTCCTCACTGGTACTATAGATGATAAGACTCAATTTGATCCCTCAGATCTGCGCAGCCGTATTCCCCGCTTCAAGCCTGAGGCACTACGGGCAAATCTTGCTCTGGTTGATTTGATAAAGGAAATCGCCCGCAGGAAACAGGCGACCCCTGCACAGATAGCCCTGGCCTGGCTTCTGGCTCAAAAACCCTGGATAGTCCCCATTCCCGGAACCACAAAGCTGGAGCGGCTTAAGGAAAACATAGGAGCAGCATCCGTGACTCTCACCCATGAGGATCTAAGGGAAATAGCCGAAGCACTTTCACACATTACCATTCAGGGAGGGCGATATCCTGAAGAGTTAGAAAAAATGACATATCTGTAAACCCCTTTAGGGTAAGTATCAATGTTACTACTCTACAAAAAATTCAAATCAGGAGGTATTACCTATGATGAAATTTGAATTTTATAACCCAACCCGATTAATCTTTGGTGCAGGTTCGTTAGAACAGTTAGGGAAAGTAGTTAGTCAATATGGGGAAAAAGCACTACTTGTCATTGGTGGTGGAAGTGTAAAGAAAAGCGGAGCGTTTGATAAAGCAGTAGCAAGTCTCAAATCAGCGGGTGTTTCAGTAGTGGAATTCTCTGGTGTTGAACCAAATCCACGGCTGTCAACTGTAGTGCGAGCTGCGGAATTAGCAAAAAAAGAAAAATGTGATGTGGTTATAGGTATGGGTGGCGGGAGCGTCATGGATGCCTCAAAAGTAATTGCAGCCTCAGTCCTTTATGAAGGCGATCCTAAGGATATGCTTGTGCGGGCAGGAAAAGCGCCCAGACTTCCGGAGCGAGCTCTTCCCATTATCACTGTTCCTACCTTGGCGGCAACTGGCTCGGAAATGAACAATGGTGCGGTGATCACAATTGACAATGAAGAAGAAAAGCTAAAAACATTCGTTCAGACCGAGGTTCTCTATCCTCGTGTGGCAGTGGTGGATCCTGAACTTACGGTGACAGTGCCAAAAAACTACACAGCTTTTGGGGTGTGCGACATAATAACTCATGTGACAGAGGGTTATTTTAATGGTATAGACGGGACTCCTCTCCAGGACAGGTTTGCTGAGGGAGTGATTCTTACCGTCTTGGAGTGGGGACCAAAGGCAGTTAATGATGGAAATAATTTAGAAGCACGTACCCAGGTGCAGTGGGCATCGATAGTTGCCCTGAATGGCTGGGTACAGGCAGGCGTAAATATGGTGGCTCCAGTGCATATGATCGAGCATACACTTTCCGCGCTCTACGATATCCCTCATGGAGCAGGGTTGGCAGTCGTGAACCCGGCTTGGATGCGCTTTGCTGCGAGGTTCCGTCCCGAGCGTTTTGCCCAATTTGCTCAACGTATCTTCGGTTTGTCAGCAACAGGCAAAGACACCTTGAGCCTGGCTATGGAAGGTATTAATAGGTTTGAAGAGTTTTTGCGTTCCATAGGTTGTCCCACGCGCCTGTCGGAATTGGGCATTGGAGAAATTACCGAAGAAATGCTTTTCCGTTATGCGGAAGAGACGCTGAAAGTGCTTCAGGATGAAGAAGGAAGGCTTCCAGGTCGTCCCCCTCTGCGAAAGGAAGATATTGTAGAAATACTACGTATGGCAATGTAATTAAGCAATGAGGAATTACCATGGAAAACGCACACTTGGCAAAAGTGGACTTAAGGACGAAACCTCTTATGGGAGGGAAGGAAAATGAAAAAAGTGTTATTTTTGGCCATCACCTTGGTGATGGCCTTCACTCTCGTTGCTTGTGGCGGTAATAAGAATAGCACGAGCGACATTTCCCAACAGGAGCAGCAGCCTACTATGCCTATTGAGAGCGAACATGCTGATGTAGAGAACGAAAACCCGCCGCCGAATCTGAGGCTACAAGTGTCTCACAAAGTGAATCGAATGACAAAAGCACTTCGGCAGGTAGAGAAAGCAGCAGTGATATTATTGATAACAAGGAGGGTTTAGACGCTATGGATGACGTTAGGATAAAACTAACTTTTAACAACGAGGAAGTAATTGTGAAAATGTATGATCATCCGACAAGCAGAGATTTTTTAACATTACTCCCATTAACATTAACATTTAGAGATTATGCGGGGGCAGAAAAGATTAGCGAACTACCAAAAAGATTGT
The Calderihabitans maritimus DNA segment above includes these coding regions:
- a CDS encoding aldo/keto reductase; the protein is MEKRKLGKSGLEVSAIGLGCMRMSFGQNPLPDREEMIALIRKAVELGVTFFDTAEVYGPYTNEELVGEALEPFKGEVVIATKFGFDLYPDGRPGWRGLNSRPEHIKKAVEGSLRRLRVDAIDLYYQHRVDPNVPIEDVAGAVKDLIQEGKVRCFGLSEAGANTIRRAHAVCPVTAVQSEYSLWWRRPEEEVLPTCEELGIGFVPYSPLGKGFLTGTIDDKTQFDPSDLRSRIPRFKPEALRANLALVDLIKEIARRKQATPAQIALAWLLAQKPWIVPIPGTTKLERLKENIGAASVTLTHEDLREIAEALSHITIQGGRYPEELEKMTYL
- a CDS encoding iron-containing alcohol dehydrogenase, which gives rise to MMKFEFYNPTRLIFGAGSLEQLGKVVSQYGEKALLVIGGGSVKKSGAFDKAVASLKSAGVSVVEFSGVEPNPRLSTVVRAAELAKKEKCDVVIGMGGGSVMDASKVIAASVLYEGDPKDMLVRAGKAPRLPERALPIITVPTLAATGSEMNNGAVITIDNEEEKLKTFVQTEVLYPRVAVVDPELTVTVPKNYTAFGVCDIITHVTEGYFNGIDGTPLQDRFAEGVILTVLEWGPKAVNDGNNLEARTQVQWASIVALNGWVQAGVNMVAPVHMIEHTLSALYDIPHGAGLAVVNPAWMRFAARFRPERFAQFAQRIFGLSATGKDTLSLAMEGINRFEEFLRSIGCPTRLSELGIGEITEEMLFRYAEETLKVLQDEEGRLPGRPPLRKEDIVEILRMAM